In Paenibacillus sonchi, a single genomic region encodes these proteins:
- a CDS encoding anaerobic C4-dicarboxylate transporter family protein, with protein MFWLELLIIFLLIFFGARVGDVFMGLLGGVGVAIFVFIFHVQPASPPVDVMLIILGVVLAASALQSSSGLNFLVHVAEKLLHKSPKNITIVAPVICWLFTFLSGTGHVVYSLLPIINKLAIDSGIRPERPISNSIIASQQAITCSPVSAATAAMLGLMAPLGVGLGTILSIAIPATLLGVIVSALLTLRKGKELAEDPEYLRRLAEGLVESAPEEQPEKKATPKGAKASVVLFLLAVLSIVILGLFPDLRPSWTVDGVTTVLTMAHTIEIIMLVCASLIIIICRPAIETILNGTIFRAGALAMVCAFGLAWMSNTFIGGQTEFIQEHVAAVVNSQPWMLAVIMFIVAALTTSQGATTLIMIPIAIGLDLPAYIIVGAWMAVNANFFLPVSAQCLAAISFDTAGTTRIGRFVLNHSFMLPGMINIVVSVVTATLIGNALI; from the coding sequence ATGTTTTGGTTAGAACTCTTAATCATCTTTTTGCTCATTTTCTTTGGCGCCCGGGTCGGCGACGTATTTATGGGCTTGCTCGGCGGTGTCGGCGTTGCGATCTTCGTATTTATCTTTCATGTTCAGCCTGCATCCCCTCCCGTCGATGTTATGCTCATTATTCTGGGGGTTGTGCTGGCCGCCTCGGCACTCCAGTCTTCGAGCGGGTTGAACTTTCTTGTTCACGTCGCGGAAAAACTGCTGCACAAATCACCGAAGAATATCACCATTGTCGCTCCCGTTATTTGCTGGTTGTTCACTTTCCTGTCGGGAACAGGGCATGTTGTTTACAGTCTGCTGCCCATTATCAATAAGCTGGCCATTGACAGCGGAATCCGTCCGGAGCGGCCGATATCGAACAGCATCATTGCATCCCAGCAGGCTATCACCTGTTCGCCGGTGTCGGCGGCGACCGCTGCCATGCTTGGACTGATGGCTCCGCTTGGTGTAGGTCTTGGTACGATTTTGTCCATCGCCATTCCGGCTACCCTGCTGGGAGTCATTGTAAGTGCTTTGCTTACACTGCGCAAAGGGAAGGAGCTGGCGGAAGATCCGGAGTATCTGCGCAGACTTGCTGAAGGTTTGGTTGAGAGCGCACCGGAAGAGCAACCGGAGAAAAAGGCGACGCCGAAGGGGGCAAAAGCTTCAGTAGTGCTGTTCCTGCTCGCGGTTCTGTCCATTGTCATTCTGGGGCTGTTCCCCGATCTGCGCCCATCCTGGACCGTAGACGGCGTAACGACTGTGTTAACCATGGCGCATACCATCGAAATTATTATGCTGGTCTGTGCTTCGCTGATTATTATCATCTGCCGTCCGGCGATTGAAACGATTCTTAACGGCACCATCTTCCGGGCCGGGGCGCTGGCCATGGTTTGCGCTTTCGGATTGGCCTGGATGAGCAACACCTTTATCGGCGGACAAACGGAGTTTATCCAAGAGCATGTGGCTGCGGTTGTTAACAGCCAGCCCTGGATGCTTGCTGTAATCATGTTTATCGTTGCCGCTTTAACGACCAGTCAAGGCGCTACGACATTAATTATGATCCCGATTGCCATTGGCCTTGATCTGCCGGCGTACATCATCGTTGGCGCGTGGATGGCTGTTAACGCCAACTTCTTTTTGCCGGTATCCGCCCAGTGCCTTGCAGCCATCTCCTTTGATACGGCGGGAACCACCAGAATCGGCAGGTTCGTGCTGAATCACAGCTTCATGCTGCCAGGGATGATCAACATAGTCGTATCTGTAGTCACCGCCACTTTAATTGGAAACGCTCTTATCTAG
- a CDS encoding LCP family protein, whose translation MEERSKRRKAQRGKVRTRKTLLTLSAVLGTCLIAGAVYAGTLYYKAERALDRISAAGSAPGETAGPASPVPTASAAAAAVDAEEESKPLTFLLAGVDNRSGSGGTLNTDVLMPVVYEPVSRKLSILSIPRDMKIASSEMGTHKANYYYAYYYAHNKGEDLSKTREFYGDILQMDIDHMILVNFEAFSSIVDELGGLDIDVPMDMRYVDNADGTNINLTKGRQHLNGKKVLDFVRYRKSNRGTAESSDISRNERQQEVLNLILDKLDSVSGIARWGNIIDILGDNIRTDIGKDQLRDWILNYPSMKPAASELITLESGWKSPYVYANKEDLLVKLPKLREPLALPALDTRKLLHDFGIAE comes from the coding sequence ATGGAGGAACGAAGCAAGAGAAGGAAAGCCCAACGCGGAAAAGTCCGTACCCGAAAAACACTGCTCACCCTGTCGGCCGTGCTCGGCACTTGCCTGATCGCCGGCGCAGTCTATGCCGGAACGCTCTATTACAAGGCGGAACGGGCGCTTGACCGGATTTCGGCGGCAGGCTCTGCCCCGGGTGAGACAGCCGGACCGGCGTCACCCGTACCTACAGCTTCTGCAGCCGCTGCGGCTGTGGATGCAGAAGAGGAGAGCAAACCGCTGACCTTCCTGCTCGCCGGAGTCGACAACAGAAGCGGCAGCGGTGGAACGCTGAACACGGATGTGCTGATGCCGGTGGTCTATGAGCCTGTGAGCAGGAAGCTGTCCATCCTGTCCATCCCCCGGGATATGAAGATCGCAAGCAGTGAGATGGGGACACATAAAGCTAATTACTACTACGCTTATTATTACGCGCATAACAAGGGTGAGGATTTAAGCAAGACCAGAGAGTTCTACGGCGATATTCTGCAGATGGATATCGATCACATGATTCTGGTCAACTTCGAGGCGTTCAGCAGTATTGTGGATGAGCTTGGCGGGCTGGATATCGATGTGCCGATGGATATGCGGTATGTGGATAATGCGGACGGCACGAACATTAACTTGACAAAAGGGCGGCAGCACTTAAACGGCAAGAAAGTGCTGGATTTCGTCCGCTACCGTAAATCCAACCGCGGGACCGCCGAGTCCTCCGATATCTCGCGCAACGAACGGCAGCAGGAGGTGTTGAACCTCATCCTGGATAAGCTGGATTCGGTAAGCGGAATCGCCAGGTGGGGGAATATCATCGATATTCTGGGTGACAATATCCGCACGGATATCGGCAAGGATCAGCTGCGGGACTGGATTCTGAATTATCCGTCGATGAAGCCTGCGGCAAGTGAGCTGATTACCCTGGAATCGGGCTGGAAGAGTCCTTATGTCTATGCGAACAAGGAGGATTTGCTGGTCAAGCTGCCGAAGCTGCGCGAACCGCTGGCCCTGCCCGCATTGGATACCCGGAAATTGCTCCATGATTTTGGAATTGCCGAGTAG
- a CDS encoding GntR family transcriptional regulator yields the protein MLDHSESSPLYKQLQEKILDSIHDGTLKPGDKLPTELELSETNQVSRVTVRAALDALTSEGYLVRIPGKGTFITKDKIQKNVAETIGFSDTCRLQNKTPGAKVIKCVIEEATAADQEHLGLNPGDKVINIERIRYADNVPISVEYSRFPSSYSFLLQEDLNDKSLYEILRSKYKVTFGHSRKYIVMEYASFDVAAYLNIEEGYPLLSIRSTVSSPDGQKIHRSKQLILGDKFELIV from the coding sequence ATGCTAGACCACTCCGAATCATCGCCGCTGTACAAGCAGCTGCAAGAAAAGATCTTAGACTCCATCCATGACGGTACACTGAAGCCGGGGGATAAACTCCCTACAGAGCTGGAATTAAGCGAAACGAATCAGGTAAGCCGCGTAACGGTCCGGGCTGCCCTGGATGCACTTACCTCTGAAGGCTACCTGGTGCGGATTCCGGGTAAAGGCACATTCATAACGAAAGACAAAATTCAAAAAAATGTTGCCGAGACGATCGGGTTCAGCGATACATGCAGGCTGCAGAACAAAACGCCCGGCGCCAAAGTCATCAAATGCGTCATTGAAGAAGCCACCGCAGCGGATCAGGAGCATCTGGGGCTGAACCCCGGAGACAAAGTGATTAATATTGAACGTATCCGCTATGCCGACAACGTCCCTATCTCGGTGGAGTATTCGCGTTTTCCCTCTTCCTATTCTTTTTTGCTGCAGGAGGATTTGAACGACAAGTCGCTGTATGAAATTTTGCGGAGCAAGTACAAGGTTACCTTCGGGCATTCCAGAAAATATATTGTCATGGAATATGCCTCCTTTGATGTGGCCGCCTATTTGAATATAGAGGAAGGTTATCCGCTGCTCAGCATCCGAAGCACGGTGTCCAGTCCGGACGGACAAAAAATCCACCGCTCCAAGCAGCTCATATTAGGGGATAAGTTCGAGTTGATTGTGTAA
- a CDS encoding bile acid:sodium symporter family protein, translating into MLLAVNRTLNRMMPLITPLSVLTGVLCGSALSSYTYLSPWLFAFMTFAGSISLGFKDFVNVLKKPLPLFACLFILHIAMPLVALGIGNVLYHADEFTITGLVLAAVIPTGVSSFIWVSIYKGNTALTLSIILIDTLLAPFVVPGVLSLLIGTSVELDTGAMMSSLFWMIVVPSLLGMVLNEWTKGAVAPVWSPRLNPFSKLFMAAVIMINGSVISPYLAGISLHLVGLAFVIVLLASTGYALCFLTARVLRWNEADEVALIFNGGMRNISAGAVLAVSYFPAPVAVPVVLGMVFQQLLASLAGFLLSHRAKVRHTAEQTTAA; encoded by the coding sequence ATGCTTCTTGCTGTGAACCGTACACTCAACCGGATGATGCCGCTGATCACTCCATTAAGCGTCTTGACCGGCGTGCTCTGCGGAAGTGCACTGTCCTCTTATACCTATCTGTCTCCCTGGCTGTTTGCGTTTATGACGTTTGCCGGAAGCATCAGCCTGGGATTTAAGGATTTTGTGAATGTACTCAAAAAGCCGTTGCCCCTGTTTGCCTGTCTGTTCATTCTGCACATTGCCATGCCGCTGGTTGCCTTAGGTATCGGGAATGTGCTGTATCACGCGGATGAATTCACGATTACGGGCCTTGTGCTGGCCGCAGTCATTCCAACGGGGGTAAGCAGCTTCATCTGGGTCAGCATTTACAAAGGCAATACCGCCCTCACCTTGTCCATCATTCTGATCGACACGCTGCTGGCTCCCTTTGTCGTCCCGGGCGTATTATCGCTGCTGATCGGAACCAGTGTGGAGCTGGACACGGGCGCCATGATGAGCAGTCTGTTCTGGATGATTGTCGTCCCTTCCCTGCTCGGCATGGTGCTTAACGAATGGACCAAAGGTGCGGTTGCTCCCGTCTGGAGTCCCAGACTGAACCCGTTCTCCAAGCTTTTCATGGCTGCAGTGATTATGATCAACGGCTCTGTCATTTCCCCGTATTTAGCTGGCATCAGCCTGCATCTGGTTGGCCTGGCCTTTGTCATTGTGCTCTTGGCTTCCACAGGCTATGCCCTGTGCTTCCTCACGGCGAGGGTATTACGCTGGAATGAAGCGGATGAAGTCGCCCTTATCTTCAATGGAGGCATGCGCAATATCAGCGCCGGCGCTGTCCTGGCGGTATCCTATTTCCCCGCTCCGGTGGCCGTTCCCGTCGTACTTGGCATGGTGTTCCAGCAGCTGCTGGCTTCACTTGCAGGCTTTCTGCTCAGCCACCGCGCCAAGGTCAGACACAC
- a CDS encoding sugar phosphate isomerase/epimerase family protein, with translation MIQLNQVAAANFHYKRYSLDYFLDSAARLGFENIELWASGPHFHLDYYTPQDVQHLKRKIKDRGLKVICLTPEQSVYPISISHPDPVYRKKSVEFFCRHIEVAALMECDQMLVTTGLAYLDEDESEMWKWCRESLGEICKTAEKEGIILPVEAFTSYSTHVFNSAEHISRMIKEVGSPNLKGLADTDVMAVTGKDTIHDFIRELGGNLGYVHFVDGNPGGHLVPGEGRLPLEEALQALNDSGYKGYLGLELLDRRYVLDPEKAMRDSLAWFQKHLG, from the coding sequence ATGATACAGCTTAATCAAGTTGCCGCTGCTAACTTTCATTACAAACGCTATTCACTGGATTATTTTCTGGATTCGGCCGCCCGGCTCGGATTCGAAAATATTGAGCTGTGGGCGTCGGGTCCTCATTTCCACCTGGATTATTACACCCCGCAGGATGTTCAGCACCTGAAGCGCAAAATAAAAGACCGGGGGCTCAAAGTCATTTGCCTTACCCCCGAACAGAGTGTCTACCCGATCAGTATCAGTCATCCGGACCCGGTGTACCGTAAGAAAAGCGTGGAATTTTTCTGCCGGCATATTGAAGTGGCCGCTCTTATGGAGTGTGACCAGATGCTGGTGACTACAGGACTTGCCTATCTGGATGAAGATGAGTCGGAAATGTGGAAATGGTGCAGGGAATCGCTTGGCGAGATCTGCAAAACCGCAGAAAAAGAAGGCATCATTTTACCTGTGGAAGCGTTCACCTCATATTCTACCCATGTATTTAACAGCGCCGAGCATATCTCACGAATGATTAAAGAGGTAGGGAGTCCGAATCTGAAGGGGCTGGCGGATACGGATGTCATGGCGGTTACAGGAAAAGATACGATTCACGACTTTATCAGAGAACTCGGCGGTAACCTGGGGTACGTGCACTTTGTAGACGGCAACCCCGGAGGACATCTGGTGCCCGGCGAAGGCAGGCTGCCGCTGGAAGAAGCACTGCAGGCGCTGAATGACAGCGGGTATAAGGGGTATTTAGGCCTTGAGCTGCTGGACCGGAGATATGTGCTGGACCCGGAGAAAGCAATGCGCGATTCGCTGGCCTGGTTCCAGAAGCACCTGGGATAA
- a CDS encoding fructoselysine 6-kinase: MKQYKVIGIGDNVVDKYVHQGIMYPGGNALNFSVYATMCGMESAYLGKFGSDEVAGYIRQVIDELKIDRSCCREYEGGNGYARVTLEDGDRVFLGSNKGGIAKEHAWQFTKSDLDYIKQFAVIHTSLNSYIEQDLTVLRESGVPISYDFSVRWNDGYLEQVCPNVDISFLSCSHLTAEEREREMRKAQRFGSKIVVGTVGENGSYALFGDQWIYHPAVSTEAVDTMGAGDSYITAFLVELIRNSDGRIEFGQESEMLGKIKSSMSKGAEFAAEICRVNGAFGFGTPLV, encoded by the coding sequence ATGAAACAGTATAAGGTAATCGGAATTGGCGACAATGTAGTGGATAAGTACGTCCACCAGGGCATTATGTACCCTGGTGGAAATGCCTTGAACTTCAGTGTATACGCTACCATGTGCGGCATGGAGTCTGCGTATCTGGGCAAATTCGGCAGCGATGAAGTCGCCGGGTATATCCGGCAGGTGATTGACGAGCTGAAGATTGACCGCAGCTGCTGCCGCGAGTATGAAGGGGGGAACGGCTATGCGCGTGTCACCCTGGAAGACGGCGACCGCGTATTCCTGGGATCGAACAAGGGCGGAATCGCCAAGGAACATGCATGGCAATTCACCAAAAGCGATCTGGACTACATCAAACAATTTGCTGTGATCCACACCAGCTTGAACAGCTATATAGAACAGGACCTGACCGTACTTCGTGAGAGCGGCGTCCCTATTTCGTATGACTTTTCGGTCCGCTGGAATGACGGCTATCTGGAGCAGGTATGCCCGAATGTGGACATTTCCTTTCTATCATGCAGCCATTTGACTGCAGAAGAACGGGAGAGGGAAATGCGGAAGGCGCAGCGGTTCGGATCTAAAATTGTGGTCGGAACAGTAGGGGAGAACGGGTCGTATGCCCTTTTCGGCGATCAATGGATCTACCATCCGGCAGTTTCGACCGAAGCGGTGGATACGATGGGAGCGGGAGATTCTTATATCACTGCATTTCTCGTGGAGCTGATCCGGAATTCGGACGGCAGGATCGAATTTGGCCAGGAGAGCGAAATGCTTGGCAAGATCAAGAGCAGCATGAGCAAGGGAGCGGAGTTTGCAGCGGAGATATGCCGGGTCAACGGTGCATTCGGCTTCGGCACCCCATTGGTATAA
- a CDS encoding SIS domain-containing protein — protein sequence MDMKQIIEQITADKKEAGGIKQVYYAACGGSYGAFYPAKTFLEKEAKDIKVGLYNSNEFVHNTPNAFGENSVLVVASHKGNTPETVKAAELGKKAGVPVIALTWIEDSPITEYADYVVKYTFGENKDIAGEKTIQALMTAVEILKQTEGYGNYDKFLDGVSRIDRIVKQACKHVANRALTFARNHKDDSVIYTMASGAGYGAAYMESICIFMEMQWINSASIHSGEYFHGPFEITDAEIPFVIQVSEGSTRALDERALSFLNRYAKRVEVLDAKDLGLSTIDSSVVDYFNHSLFNNVYPVYNQALAVEREHPLTTRRYMWKVEY from the coding sequence ATGGATATGAAACAAATTATCGAGCAAATTACAGCGGATAAAAAAGAGGCTGGCGGCATCAAGCAGGTCTACTATGCAGCTTGCGGAGGTTCTTACGGAGCATTTTATCCGGCCAAGACGTTTCTTGAAAAAGAAGCCAAGGATATTAAAGTAGGCCTCTACAACAGCAATGAGTTCGTGCACAACACGCCTAATGCGTTCGGAGAAAATTCGGTGCTGGTTGTAGCTTCCCACAAAGGCAATACGCCGGAAACAGTAAAAGCCGCAGAACTGGGCAAAAAAGCAGGGGTACCGGTTATTGCGCTTACCTGGATTGAAGATTCTCCTATCACGGAATATGCGGATTACGTGGTCAAGTATACCTTTGGGGAAAATAAAGATATCGCCGGAGAGAAGACGATTCAAGCGCTGATGACTGCGGTGGAAATTCTGAAACAGACGGAAGGGTACGGGAATTACGACAAATTCCTGGACGGTGTATCGAGAATTGACCGGATTGTGAAGCAGGCCTGCAAGCATGTGGCGAACCGCGCCCTGACATTTGCCCGGAACCACAAAGACGATTCCGTGATCTATACCATGGCCAGCGGAGCGGGTTATGGCGCAGCTTACATGGAAAGCATCTGTATCTTTATGGAAATGCAGTGGATCAACTCTGCGAGCATCCATTCCGGAGAATACTTCCATGGACCGTTTGAAATTACGGACGCCGAAATTCCGTTCGTCATTCAGGTATCGGAAGGCAGTACCCGGGCGCTTGACGAGAGAGCGCTGAGCTTCCTTAACCGGTACGCCAAGCGGGTGGAAGTGCTGGACGCGAAGGATCTCGGTTTGTCTACCATCGACAGCTCGGTCGTCGACTACTTCAATCACTCCTTGTTTAACAACGTGTATCCTGTTTACAATCAAGCTTTGGCTGTGGAAAGAGAACATCCGCTTACCACCCGCAGATACATGTGGAAGGTTGAATATTAA